A section of the Carya illinoinensis cultivar Pawnee chromosome 12, C.illinoinensisPawnee_v1, whole genome shotgun sequence genome encodes:
- the LOC122288828 gene encoding transcription factor bHLH162-like, with protein MKKNISSTDDQASKLDRKTVERNRRIHMKGLCFKLASLIPPHHFKPSRRTVTQLDQLDYAASYITQLRGKIENLKRKKEQRAASSNLGSSSMSTNLIDQNMMIGTRQLPIVDLRDLDPCIEVILISGLQKNFMLYEVISILQEEGADVVSACFYTAGDKVFHTIHAQVKIARFGVETSRVRQRLQELIY; from the exons atgaagaagaatatCAGTAGTACAGATGATCAAGCATCGAAGCTTGATAGAAAGACGGTGGAGAGAAACAGAAGAATCCATATGAAAGGCTTATGCTTTAAGCTTGCTTCTCTTATTCCTCCTCATCACTTCAAACCCTCCAGG AGAACTGTTACACAACTAGATCAGCTTGACTATGCCGCCTCCTATATAACACAACTGAGgggaaaaatagaaaatctaAAGCGCAAGAAGGAGCAGCGAGCTGCATCGAGCAATTTAGGTAGCAGCAGCATGAGTACTAACTTGATTGATCAGAACATGATGATTGGAACAAGACAGCTTCCCATTGTGGACTTAAGAGATTTGGATCCCTGTATAGAAGTGATTTTGATAAGTGGGTTGCAGAAAAACTTCATGCTTTATGAAGTTATCAGCATTCTTCAAGAAGAAGGAGCTGATGTTGTCAGTGCGTGCTTTTATACTGCGGGTGATAAAGTTTTCCATACAATTCATGCTCAG GTCAAAATTGCTAGATTTGGGGTTGAGACTTCAAGGGTAAGACAAAGATTGCAGGAGCTGATATACTGA